In Vibrio japonicus, one DNA window encodes the following:
- the nagZ gene encoding beta-N-acetylhexosaminidase codes for MGPLWLDVEGCELTAEDKEILEHPTVGGVILFARNYHDNKQLLALNKSIRQAAKRPILIGVDQEGGRVQRFREGFSIIPAAQEYAKHSNGEQLAELGGWLMAAELIAHDIDLSFAPVLDKGHECKAIGNRAFGDDVESIVRHSTAYMKGMKAVGMATTGKHFPGHGGVIADSHLETPFDQRDDIFELDMQVFKAQIDSGILDAMMPAHVVYPHYDEQPASGSEYWLKQVLRQKLGFQGIIFSDDLTMEGAAIMGGPAERAHQSLVAGCDMLLVCNQRDAQVEVLDNLPILETPAAEGLLKKQSFTLSELQSSDQWKQASEAMKRILG; via the coding sequence ATGGGACCGTTGTGGCTAGACGTGGAAGGCTGTGAGCTGACCGCAGAAGATAAAGAAATTCTAGAGCATCCAACCGTTGGCGGGGTAATTCTGTTTGCAAGAAACTACCACGATAACAAACAGCTTCTTGCTCTGAATAAGTCGATTCGCCAAGCAGCGAAGCGTCCAATCTTAATTGGTGTGGACCAAGAAGGTGGTCGTGTACAACGTTTCCGAGAAGGTTTCTCGATAATTCCTGCCGCTCAGGAATACGCTAAGCATAGCAATGGCGAACAATTGGCTGAGTTAGGTGGCTGGTTGATGGCAGCAGAGTTGATCGCCCATGATATCGATTTAAGCTTTGCGCCAGTTCTCGATAAAGGCCATGAGTGTAAAGCGATCGGTAATCGCGCTTTTGGTGACGATGTCGAAAGTATTGTTCGCCATAGTACCGCTTATATGAAAGGTATGAAGGCAGTAGGAATGGCTACGACGGGTAAACATTTTCCTGGTCATGGTGGCGTGATTGCTGACTCTCACTTAGAGACGCCGTTTGACCAACGCGACGATATCTTCGAATTAGATATGCAGGTATTTAAGGCGCAGATTGATAGCGGTATTCTTGATGCTATGATGCCTGCGCACGTGGTGTACCCACACTACGACGAACAGCCAGCCAGTGGTTCGGAATATTGGCTTAAACAAGTGCTTCGCCAAAAACTCGGTTTCCAAGGGATCATTTTTTCTGATGATTTGACGATGGAAGGCGCGGCGATCATGGGCGGGCCTGCGGAACGTGCTCATCAATCTCTGGTTGCGGGTTGTGATATGTTGTTGGTGTGTAACCAACGCGATGCGCAGGTTGAAGTGTTGGATAATTTGCCTATCCTCGAAACGCCAGCTGCGGAAGGCCTGCTTAAAAAGCAGAGTTTTACCTTGTCTGAGCTACAAAGCAGTGACCAATGGAAGCAGGCTTCTGAAGCAATGAAACGCATCCTTGGTTAA
- a CDS encoding anhydro-N-acetylmuramic acid kinase, which produces MSTKEWYIGVMSGTSMDGVDTALVAFEGNKPSLLAYDEYPMPESLKQRLLDVCIGQQTNLIEIGELDHLLGHLFANAVNQLLDKSGYRAEQIRAIGNHGQTVYHQPQGNTPFTMQLGDANIIAAKTNIDTIADFRRKDMALGGLGAPLVPAFHQTIFHTQDSSVVVLNIGGIANISVIRPNQKVIGYDTGPGNMLMDAWCLRHTGNKYDKDAAFASKGKVSQELLEQLMTESYLAQPAPKSTGRELFNLPWLDSQLNPFDLSAEDVQRTLCEYTAQTIANEVEQYVSGPRPELLICGGGARNPLIMERLAALLPNWIVAPTSEKGVDNDYMEAMAFAWLAYRRIHNLPSNLPEVTGASDLASLGVMYFADK; this is translated from the coding sequence ATAAGTACAAAAGAGTGGTATATCGGTGTCATGTCCGGCACCAGCATGGATGGCGTAGATACGGCCTTAGTCGCTTTTGAAGGCAATAAACCATCACTGCTTGCATACGATGAGTATCCAATGCCAGAGTCCTTAAAGCAGCGATTGCTTGATGTGTGCATTGGCCAACAGACGAATCTGATTGAAATTGGAGAACTGGACCACTTACTTGGCCACTTATTCGCCAATGCGGTAAACCAACTGTTGGATAAATCTGGCTATAGAGCAGAGCAAATTCGCGCAATTGGCAATCACGGCCAAACGGTCTACCACCAGCCACAAGGCAATACCCCATTTACTATGCAGCTTGGTGATGCCAACATCATTGCCGCGAAAACCAACATCGATACCATTGCCGATTTTCGCCGTAAAGATATGGCATTGGGCGGCCTAGGAGCGCCTTTGGTGCCTGCTTTCCACCAGACTATATTCCATACTCAGGACTCAAGTGTCGTTGTACTCAATATCGGTGGGATCGCCAATATTTCGGTGATTCGACCAAATCAGAAAGTGATTGGCTACGATACTGGCCCCGGGAATATGCTGATGGACGCTTGGTGCTTACGCCATACGGGAAACAAATACGACAAAGATGCCGCGTTTGCGAGCAAAGGCAAAGTAAGTCAGGAACTGCTGGAACAATTGATGACCGAAAGTTATCTGGCCCAGCCTGCACCAAAAAGTACCGGACGAGAACTGTTTAACTTACCTTGGTTAGATAGCCAGCTGAACCCGTTCGACTTGTCTGCCGAAGATGTACAACGCACTCTGTGTGAATACACTGCGCAGACCATTGCCAACGAAGTTGAGCAGTACGTATCAGGCCCTCGCCCTGAGCTGTTGATCTGCGGCGGCGGTGCTCGAAATCCACTGATAATGGAAAGACTCGCTGCTCTACTACCAAACTGGATAGTCGCGCCAACCAGCGAAAAAGGCGTCGACAACGACTACATGGAAGCGATGGCTTTTGCTTGGCTTGCTTATCGCCGTATTCACAATTTGCCAAGCAATTTACCCGAAGTCACCGGAGCCAGTGATCTGGCTTCACTCGGTGTGATGTACTTTGCGGATAAATAA
- the murQ gene encoding N-acetylmuramic acid 6-phosphate etherase — translation MTNDALIAALSHLVSEGRNPDTMDIDLLPSLEIVKRINQQDKLVPLAVEKVLPEISQAVDKITEAFKKGGRLIYMGAGTSGRLGVLDASECPPTFGVSDKMVVGLIAGGPEAILKAKEGAEDSPELGVEDLKNIDFSAKDVVVGIAASGRTPYVIGALEYANSIGATTVALSCNPDSAIADIAQIAISPVVGPEALTGSTRMKSGTAQKLVLNMLTTASMIRLGKSYQNLMVDVKATNEKLVARAARIVMQATDCDKAEATEALRQTDYDVKLSILMILTGLDIDSAREQLHYQGGFLRKAVQEHKLD, via the coding sequence ATGACTAACGATGCGCTCATTGCAGCCCTATCTCATTTAGTGTCTGAGGGACGAAACCCCGACACCATGGATATCGACTTGCTACCCTCTCTCGAAATCGTTAAACGTATCAACCAACAAGACAAGCTCGTTCCGTTAGCAGTAGAAAAAGTGCTGCCAGAAATCTCTCAAGCCGTCGATAAAATTACCGAAGCCTTCAAGAAAGGCGGTCGACTGATATACATGGGAGCAGGAACCAGTGGCCGATTAGGCGTGCTCGACGCGTCTGAATGCCCCCCAACCTTTGGCGTTTCTGACAAAATGGTTGTCGGCCTGATTGCTGGTGGCCCGGAAGCGATTCTTAAAGCCAAAGAAGGCGCAGAAGACTCACCAGAGCTGGGCGTTGAAGATTTAAAGAACATTGATTTCAGTGCTAAAGACGTTGTCGTAGGTATTGCCGCTAGCGGCCGTACACCTTATGTCATTGGCGCATTGGAATACGCGAATTCTATTGGTGCAACCACAGTGGCCTTGTCTTGCAACCCTGACTCTGCCATCGCAGACATTGCACAAATCGCCATAAGTCCCGTCGTTGGCCCTGAAGCGTTGACAGGTTCTACGCGGATGAAGTCTGGCACGGCGCAAAAACTCGTCCTCAATATGCTGACAACCGCGTCGATGATCCGCCTAGGGAAAAGCTATCAAAATTTAATGGTGGATGTGAAAGCGACGAACGAAAAACTGGTTGCTCGTGCAGCGCGAATTGTCATGCAGGCGACAGATTGCGATAAGGCTGAAGCAACTGAGGCGTTACGCCAAACCGACTACGACGTGAAATTATCGATTCTGATGATCTTGACGGGATTGGATATTGATAGCGCGCGAGAACAGCTTCACTACCAAGGTGGCTTCTTACGTAAAGCGGTACAAGAACACAAGCTAGATTAG
- a CDS encoding DUF2799 domain-containing protein yields the protein MKKLMVCALAFFLVACAATTEQLAKEGNWYQIGYQDGVSGNTQRSHKELSSMGSVNQAEYEQGYLEGVTEYCNPNFAYQIGLSGQYYEGVCEGTAQAQKFRMEWQRGWNDYSQ from the coding sequence ATGAAAAAACTCATGGTATGTGCACTGGCTTTCTTTCTAGTAGCTTGCGCAGCAACGACCGAGCAGTTAGCGAAGGAAGGAAATTGGTATCAGATCGGGTATCAAGATGGCGTATCTGGGAATACACAACGCTCACATAAAGAACTGTCATCGATGGGGAGTGTCAATCAAGCGGAATATGAGCAAGGCTATTTAGAGGGCGTAACAGAGTATTGCAATCCGAATTTCGCCTATCAAATCGGATTGTCAGGCCAATATTACGAAGGGGTTTGCGAAGGCACTGCGCAAGCACAGAAATTCAGAATGGAGTGGCAACGAGGGTGGAACGATTACAGTCAGTAA